The Candidatus Cloacimonadota bacterium sequence TCTATCAAGAAATCTGATAGGTAAGTTATTTGGGAGAACGAAATGACTAAAATGATGCGTTTAAAAAAGGATGTTAAGGAAAAAAGAGAAATCGTAAACATTATCATTGATCGGTTTTTGCCACGTAAGGATGAATATCCGAAAATTGTTCACAAAGCTATGCGTCATACACTTTTTGCCGGTGGAAAAAGAATTCGACCCTATTTCACAATTACGGTTTATCAATTATTCGGACACATGGACAGAAGAATATTACCCCTTGCCGCTGCTGTTGAACTGATTCATACATATTCTTTGATTCATGATGATTTGCCGGATATAGACAATGACGATAAACGACGCGGGAAAAATTCTTGTCATATTGAATTTGGAGAAGATATGGCATTGCTTGCTGGTGATGCTCTACTTTTGCAAGCATTCAAAATTCTTATGATGCTAAAAATTTCTCCAAAACAAAAAAATACCCTAATACATGATTTCGCCAAAATTGCTGGGACTACGGGTTTAATCGGTGGACAAGTTGTGGATATTGAGAGTGAACATAAAGAGGTTACAAAAGAAATCGTGGATTATATTCATTTGAATAAAACAG is a genomic window containing:
- a CDS encoding farnesyl diphosphate synthase, producing the protein MTKMMRLKKDVKEKREIVNIIIDRFLPRKDEYPKIVHKAMRHTLFAGGKRIRPYFTITVYQLFGHMDRRILPLAAAVELIHTYSLIHDDLPDIDNDDKRRGKNSCHIEFGEDMALLAGDALLLQAFKILMMLKISPKQKNTLIHDFAKIAGTTGLIGGQVVDIESEHKEVTKEIVDYIHLNKTGKLLNTSILYGAILAEAREDDIKRVDEYGKKIGLMFQIVDDILDVEGNTQLLGKKTGADTQSGKATYPKVWGMKASKERVDELKNEAREIISYYGTKAEYLEKICEFIATRQF